From Arcobacter lacus:
TTTTCATCTTGTGCATAAATTCCATACCAATTAAATCTTTCTAAATCTTCTAATGGAATTAATTCTGCAAAAACAGCGTAGAAATAGATATCCGTTAAGATATCTATTGTTTTTTTCTCTTTTTTGATTTTTTCAATATTTAGATTTTGTGACATAAAAACCTTCTAAAAAATCTCTTTACATTCCCAATGAGGGAAATGTTTTCTAACAAGTGCATTGAATTCAATTTCAAAATCTGAATAAATACTATCTTTTTTAGTTTGATTTTCAGATTTATTTCTTATCATTCCTGCACCAACCGTATTATTTGTAATTCTATCAATGATAATAAAACTTCCCATAGCTTTATTTTTATCATAAGAATCAAAAGCAATTATTTGTTCTAAATCAAGCTTCGCTCTTGCAATTTCATTTAGATTTAACACATTTGCTTCACTTTGCTCTAAAGTATTTACATCTGTTTTATAATAAAAGTGGTCAACAGTTCCAACTGTTTGACTAGTTGCTCTTTTGATAAAATATTGTTTACCTTTTGTTAAAGGCTCTTCATTCATCCAAACAATATCTACATCAAAGTTACTTGCTAAATCTGATTGCTCATCACTTTTTACAATAACATCACCTCTACTAATATCAATTTCATCATTTAAAGTTAATGTAATTGCTTGTTGAGCATAAGCATATTCTAAATTACCATCATAAGTAACTATCTTTTTTACTGTTGAACTTTTTCCTGAAGGTAAAACTGTGATTGCATCACCAACTTTTATAATTCCACTAGCAATTGTTCCACAAAAACCTCTAAAGTTTAAGTTAGGTCTGTTTACGTACTGAACAGGTAATCTAAAGTGTTCTAAATCTCTATCTTCATCAATTTTAATAGTTTCAAGAAGATTCATCAACGTATCGCCTTTATACCAAGTAGATTGTTCACTTCTTTTTACAACATTATCACCATTTAAAGCAGAAATAGGAATTAAAGTTATATCTTCTGTCATTCCTAACTCTTTTGCAAATTTTAAGTATGAAGCTGAAATTTCATTAAATTTATCTTCACTAAAACTAACTAAATCCATTTTATTTACTGCAACTACTATATGTTTTATTCCAAGTAATTTAGTAATAAAAGAGTGTCTTCTTGTTTGTGTTTGAACACCATATCTTGCATCAATTAAAATAATTGCCAAATCAGCTGTACTTGCACCAGTTGCCATATTTCTTGTATATTGCTCATGACCTGGAGTGTCTGCAATAATAAATTTTCTTTTATCTGTTGTAAAGTATCTGTAAGCAACATCAATAGTAATACCTTGTTCTCTTTCGCTTTGTAAACCATCAACTAAAAGAGCTAAATCAAATTCACCTTCAGTTGTTCCAACTTTTTTACTATCTTTTTTTATTGCTGCTAATTGGTCTTCGAAAATCATTTTTGAATCATGTAATAATCTTCCAATTAAAGTTGATTTTCCATCATCAACGCTTCCACAAGTGATAAATTTTAATAATTGTTTATTTTCGTGCTCTTTTAAGTAGCTTTCAATATCTGTTGCTATTTTATTTTCTATTTGTGACATCTTAAAAGTATCCTTCTATTTTTTTCTTTTCCATTGAACCAGCTGAGTCATTATCTATAACTCTTCCTTGTCTTTCACTTGTTTTCGCTAATAACATCTCTTGGATAATTTCTGGTAGAGTTGTTGCAGAACTTTCAACAGCTCCTGTTAAAGGATAACATCCAAGTGTTCTAAATCTAACCATTTCTTCTTTTATTACATCATCTGGACCAATTGGCATTCTGTCATCATCAACCATGATTTTTACACCATCTTTTTCAACAACAGGTCTTTTAGCAGCAAAATATAAAGGAACAATTGGAATTTGCTCTAAATAGATATATTGCCAAATATCAAGTTCTGTCCAGTTTGAAATAGGGAAAACTCTTATACTTTCATCTTTATGAACTCTACCATTGTAAATATTCCAAAGTTCAGGTCTTTGATTTTTTGGATCCCATCTGTGATTTTTATCTCTAAAAGAGTAGATTCTCTCTTTTGCTCTTGATTTTTCTTCATCACGTCTAGCTCCACCAAAAACAGCATCAAATTTATATTTGTTTAGTGCTTGTTTTAAAGCTTGAGTTTTCATAATATCAGTATGAACTGCACTTCCATGAGTAAAAGGTCCTATGTTTTTTTCAATACCTTCTGGATTTGTATGAACTAAAAGTTCAAAACCTTCTTCTTTTGCTCTTTTATCTCTAAATGCAATCATCTCTTTAAATTTCCATAAAGTATCTACGTGAAGTAGAGGAAATGGTAATTTTGCAGGTGCAAAAGCTTTAAGTGCAAGATGTAACATAACAGCAGAATCTTTACCAACACTATACATCATAACTGGATTACTAAACTCAGCAACAACTTCTCTAATAATATGAATTGATTCAGCTTCAAGCTGTTTTAAATGAGTCAATCTTTCCGTACTTATCATTTTTTATTCTTCTCCATTAATTTTTGACGAGTTCAAATTAAAAGTTTGAATTTGTCGAAATTTTATTTTTTGTGTAAACCACACTCTTTGTGCTCTGGGTTTTCCCACCACCATCGTCCTGCTCTTATATCTTCACCATCCTTAATGGCTCTGGTACAGGGTGCGCAACCAATACTTGGAAATCCTTGGTCATGAAGTTTATTATATGGAACTTTATTCTCTTTTATGTAGTCCCAAACATCTTTTTCACTCCAGTTAATTAAAGGATTAACTTTTATAACTTTAAAGTTTTCATCCCATTCAACTAAAGGCATATCTGTTCTTGTAACACTTTGAGAAGCTCGTAAACCTGTTACCCAAACTTCTACATCTTTTAAAGCTCTTTTTAAAGGTTCAATTTTTCTTATATTACAGCAATTTTTTCTATTTTCGATACTTTCAAAATGTCCATTTACACCTTGATTTTTATAAAGTTCTTGTACTTTTTCATTATTTGGAAAAAATACATCAATTTTTATACCATATTTTAAATTTGTAGCATCCATAACATCATAAGTTTCAGGATGAAGTCTTCCTGTATCAAGTGTAAAAATAGATGCATTTTTGTCTTTTTTAAGCAAAATATCT
This genomic window contains:
- the cysN gene encoding sulfate adenylyltransferase subunit CysN, producing MSQIENKIATDIESYLKEHENKQLLKFITCGSVDDGKSTLIGRLLHDSKMIFEDQLAAIKKDSKKVGTTEGEFDLALLVDGLQSEREQGITIDVAYRYFTTDKRKFIIADTPGHEQYTRNMATGASTADLAIILIDARYGVQTQTRRHSFITKLLGIKHIVVAVNKMDLVSFSEDKFNEISASYLKFAKELGMTEDITLIPISALNGDNVVKRSEQSTWYKGDTLMNLLETIKIDEDRDLEHFRLPVQYVNRPNLNFRGFCGTIASGIIKVGDAITVLPSGKSSTVKKIVTYDGNLEYAYAQQAITLTLNDEIDISRGDVIVKSDEQSDLASNFDVDIVWMNEEPLTKGKQYFIKRATSQTVGTVDHFYYKTDVNTLEQSEANVLNLNEIARAKLDLEQIIAFDSYDKNKAMGSFIIIDRITNNTVGAGMIRNKSENQTKKDSIYSDFEIEFNALVRKHFPHWECKEIF
- the cysD gene encoding sulfate adenylyltransferase subunit CysD, whose amino-acid sequence is MISTERLTHLKQLEAESIHIIREVVAEFSNPVMMYSVGKDSAVMLHLALKAFAPAKLPFPLLHVDTLWKFKEMIAFRDKRAKEEGFELLVHTNPEGIEKNIGPFTHGSAVHTDIMKTQALKQALNKYKFDAVFGGARRDEEKSRAKERIYSFRDKNHRWDPKNQRPELWNIYNGRVHKDESIRVFPISNWTELDIWQYIYLEQIPIVPLYFAAKRPVVEKDGVKIMVDDDRMPIGPDDVIKEEMVRFRTLGCYPLTGAVESSATTLPEIIQEMLLAKTSERQGRVIDNDSAGSMEKKKIEGYF
- a CDS encoding phosphoadenylyl-sulfate reductase, whose product is MSKKEDLENINKELKNKTTIDVIAYFLDNFKNVALSSSLAAEDQVLTDILLKKDKNASIFTLDTGRLHPETYDVMDATNLKYGIKIDVFFPNNEKVQELYKNQGVNGHFESIENRKNCCNIRKIEPLKRALKDVEVWVTGLRASQSVTRTDMPLVEWDENFKVIKVNPLINWSEKDVWDYIKENKVPYNKLHDQGFPSIGCAPCTRAIKDGEDIRAGRWWWENPEHKECGLHKK